In Cytobacillus oceanisediminis, the following proteins share a genomic window:
- the eutC gene encoding ethanolamine ammonia-lyase subunit EutC: MDIQTIVKQVMEELQKEGQIKSKPMAKESAETEESNVRNIIYEKIKQVGVEQPANREEIEKAQSITPARIGIGHTGTRMKTKNYLEFRIDHAAAQDAVFKDVSEDLLKELKLPLLFSKSETMDQYLMDLDSGRQLNETSRKWAAENLPKNKQVQIIVSDGLSSTGVEANIRDLLPALVQGLKSKKITIGDPVFIKRSRVWIQDDVASIVNCDCVISLIGERPGLATAKSISAYLIYQPNEDTVEADRTVISNIHEGGVPPVEAGAHLADLIEAILKHKASGVKLAQLK, translated from the coding sequence ATGGATATTCAGACAATCGTAAAGCAGGTAATGGAAGAGCTCCAGAAAGAAGGGCAAATAAAAAGCAAACCTATGGCAAAAGAATCTGCAGAAACAGAGGAATCAAATGTCCGTAATATCATTTACGAAAAGATCAAACAAGTGGGCGTAGAACAGCCAGCCAATCGGGAAGAGATCGAGAAGGCGCAATCCATTACTCCAGCCAGAATTGGGATAGGGCATACAGGAACACGTATGAAAACAAAGAATTACCTGGAATTCAGGATAGATCACGCAGCAGCCCAGGACGCAGTGTTTAAAGACGTTTCTGAGGATTTGCTGAAGGAATTAAAGCTGCCTTTGCTCTTTTCAAAATCTGAAACGATGGACCAATACTTAATGGACCTGGACAGCGGGAGACAACTCAATGAAACATCCAGAAAATGGGCTGCAGAAAATCTTCCGAAAAATAAACAGGTTCAAATCATTGTATCGGATGGATTGAGTTCAACAGGTGTTGAAGCAAATATAAGAGATCTGCTGCCTGCGCTTGTGCAAGGCTTAAAATCGAAAAAGATTACCATTGGAGATCCTGTTTTTATAAAGCGGAGCAGAGTTTGGATTCAGGATGATGTAGCATCTATTGTCAATTGTGATTGCGTCATTTCACTCATAGGAGAAAGGCCTGGATTGGCAACCGCTAAAAGCATTAGTGCCTACCTGATATACCAGCCCAATGAGGATACTGTCGAAGCAGATCGCACTGTTATCAGCAATATTCATGAGGGAGGGGTTCCCCCTGTTGAGGCGGGTGCCCATCTGGCCGATTTGATAGAGGCAATATTAAAGCATAAAGCCAGCGGTGTAAAATTAGCACAGCTTAAATAG
- a CDS encoding ethanolamine ammonia-lyase subunit EutB, producing the protein MFTCTLKNETYQFRSIADVLAKASEEKSGDKMAGIAAGSSLERMAAKVGLSEITLKEIYENPVIPYEMDEVTRIIYDDLNLFIYKEIANWSVGELRDYILSHQTSTSDLFRISRGLTSEMISAAAKLMSSIDLVIASQKIRPTAHCNTTIGEPGRLAFRCQPNHPIDNPEGILASMKEGLSYGSGDAVIGVNPNNDSVESVSRILHMTHDFIQKWEIPTQNCVLAHITTQMHALKKGAPIALMFQSLAGTQEANDDFGVSKDILDEAFQLMATQGTSTGPNQLYFETGQGSEVSLDAHLGIDMQTLEARTYGYARHWKPFMVNNVSGFIGPETIYDGKQVIRADLEDLFMGKMHGLPMGIAPTYTNHMQADQNDQEIAGMLTALAGANFYMGVPGGDDVMLSYQDTSYHDDASLREMLGLRPLREFEIWLEKMGIMENGKLTERAGDLSIFK; encoded by the coding sequence ATGTTTACATGTACCTTAAAGAATGAAACCTATCAATTCCGTTCAATTGCAGATGTTTTGGCAAAAGCCAGTGAGGAGAAATCAGGGGATAAAATGGCAGGCATTGCTGCAGGATCTTCTCTTGAACGAATGGCAGCCAAAGTGGGGTTAAGTGAAATAACACTAAAGGAAATATACGAGAATCCGGTTATTCCGTATGAAATGGATGAAGTAACCCGCATAATATATGATGATCTTAATCTTTTTATTTATAAAGAAATCGCAAACTGGTCTGTTGGAGAATTAAGGGATTATATTTTGTCCCACCAAACCAGTACCTCGGATTTGTTCAGAATCAGCAGGGGTCTGACGAGCGAAATGATCTCCGCTGCAGCAAAGCTGATGTCGAGCATAGACCTTGTAATAGCTTCACAGAAAATCAGGCCAACTGCCCATTGCAACACAACGATTGGCGAGCCTGGACGCCTGGCATTCCGCTGCCAGCCAAATCATCCCATTGATAATCCCGAAGGTATTCTTGCATCCATGAAAGAAGGCCTGTCCTATGGTTCGGGTGATGCCGTCATAGGTGTGAACCCCAACAATGACTCTGTTGAATCAGTCTCGAGAATTTTACATATGACCCATGATTTTATTCAAAAGTGGGAAATCCCAACGCAGAACTGTGTTCTTGCCCATATTACAACACAAATGCATGCCCTCAAAAAAGGTGCCCCTATAGCGCTTATGTTCCAAAGCCTTGCGGGTACACAGGAGGCAAATGATGATTTTGGAGTTTCAAAGGATATTCTGGATGAAGCCTTTCAGCTGATGGCTACACAAGGCACATCAACTGGCCCGAATCAGCTATACTTCGAAACTGGCCAGGGATCGGAAGTATCGCTGGATGCCCATCTTGGCATAGATATGCAGACACTCGAAGCACGTACCTATGGATACGCCCGGCATTGGAAGCCGTTCATGGTTAATAATGTATCAGGTTTTATCGGGCCTGAAACAATTTATGACGGCAAACAGGTGATTCGTGCAGATCTCGAGGACCTTTTTATGGGGAAAATGCATGGACTTCCGATGGGGATAGCCCCTACATATACCAACCATATGCAGGCAGATCAAAATGATCAGGAAATCGCCGGTATGCTGACTGCTCTTGCCGGTGCGAATTTTTATATGGGCGTGCCTGGCGGAGACGACGTTATGCTAAGCTATCAGGATACCAGCTATCATGATGATGCAAGCTTAAGAGAAATGCTTGGGCTCCGCCCCCTGCGTGAATTCGAGATATGGCTGGAGAAGATGGGAATTATGGAAAATGGCAAACTAACCGAACGTGCGGGAGATCTATCTATTTTTAAGTAG
- a CDS encoding P1 family peptidase encodes MKIRERGVTIGKLQPGKKNCITDVEGVLVGQFTLDYPLDDGQHVCTGVTAVLPHGGNLFREKVPAASYVINGFGKTTGLVQVEELGLIESPIMLTNTFGVPAVTHGTLEYLLRTTPEIGGTTGTVNIVVGECNDGYLNSIRTLPVRPEHAIAAIENANPERAEEGAVGAGKGMVCFGYKGGVGASSRVISEEQSSKEYILGCLVVTNFGNKDEFPFSKYGLSEIPQETKDTPDGSIMIILATNAPVSDRQLKRLAKRCGIGLGRTGSHFSNGSGDIVIAFSTARTISHQSTEQVEFAHLIRDDHPIMNKLFQGAAEAAEEAILNSLSQAETTKGREGRMVERMFS; translated from the coding sequence ATGAAGATTAGAGAAAGAGGAGTAACGATTGGAAAACTGCAGCCTGGCAAAAAGAATTGCATTACAGATGTAGAAGGGGTCCTGGTAGGCCAATTCACTCTGGATTATCCCCTCGATGATGGCCAACATGTCTGTACTGGTGTAACCGCAGTTTTGCCTCATGGAGGGAATTTATTCCGTGAAAAGGTCCCGGCAGCGAGCTATGTCATCAATGGCTTTGGAAAAACGACGGGTCTGGTACAGGTCGAAGAATTAGGCCTTATTGAATCTCCCATCATGCTGACAAACACATTTGGAGTTCCAGCGGTCACACATGGAACCCTGGAATACTTGTTACGAACTACTCCTGAAATTGGAGGCACAACTGGAACGGTCAATATCGTCGTGGGAGAATGCAATGATGGGTACCTAAATTCCATTCGGACACTTCCTGTGAGACCGGAACATGCAATAGCAGCCATTGAAAATGCCAATCCGGAAAGAGCGGAGGAAGGTGCTGTCGGAGCAGGGAAAGGCATGGTGTGTTTCGGATATAAGGGCGGAGTAGGAGCGTCATCGCGAGTCATCAGCGAAGAACAAAGCTCAAAAGAATACATACTCGGGTGTCTGGTGGTCACCAATTTTGGCAATAAAGATGAATTTCCATTCAGCAAATACGGCCTGTCGGAAATTCCCCAGGAAACGAAGGACACGCCTGATGGTTCGATTATGATCATCCTGGCCACGAACGCACCCGTGAGTGACAGGCAGCTGAAAAGGCTTGCCAAAAGATGCGGCATTGGCCTCGGCCGGACAGGCAGCCATTTCAGCAACGGCAGCGGGGATATTGTCATTGCTTTTTCAACTGCCAGAACCATTTCTCACCAGAGCACTGAACAAGTTGAATTTGCACATTTGATCAGAGACGACCATCCGATTATGAACAAGCTTTTCCAAGGTGCTGCAGAAGCGGCAGAGGAAGCAATTCTGAATTCCTTATCCCAGGCCGAAACGACGAAAGGGCGGGAAGGAAGAATGGTGGAGAGGATGTTTTCATAA
- a CDS encoding MFS transporter, producing the protein MAHTIASDAKKQSAGSDKIWSRDFVLILMSNFFIFLGFQMTLPTIPLFVEKLGGNDQLIGIVVGIFTFSALLLRPYAGHTLETKGRRFVYLTGLAIFVLSVGSFGFVNSLIFLFVLRIVQGFGWGFSTTASGTIATDLIPAKRRGEGMGYFGLSGNIALAFGPTLGLALAGVISFKLLFLICALLGLAALVLSSRIKYRQAEKQSVPLKRWDIYEKSALRPSFLLFFITVTFGGIASFLPIYSAQKGIGGIHWYFLLFAIALMISRTFAGRLYDQRGHQAVFLPGAVLILAAMFLLAWLPDSMIMYIAAILYGLGFGSVQPALQAWSVKEAPANRRGMANATFFSFFDLGVGIGAMVFGQIAHLFGYSSIYMTAAGSVGISILLYIWILITKRG; encoded by the coding sequence ATGGCTCATACTATAGCTAGTGATGCAAAAAAACAGAGTGCAGGCTCTGATAAGATTTGGTCTAGAGATTTTGTGCTCATATTGATGTCCAATTTTTTTATTTTTCTCGGATTTCAAATGACATTGCCCACCATCCCTCTTTTTGTAGAAAAATTGGGAGGGAATGACCAGCTGATCGGGATTGTAGTCGGCATCTTTACATTCTCTGCCCTGCTATTGCGTCCTTATGCAGGGCATACGCTGGAGACGAAGGGAAGGCGTTTTGTCTATTTAACGGGCCTCGCGATTTTCGTTCTTTCGGTTGGTTCTTTTGGATTTGTTAATAGTTTAATCTTCTTATTTGTCTTAAGGATTGTCCAAGGATTTGGCTGGGGTTTTTCAACTACAGCCTCCGGAACGATTGCCACCGATTTGATACCTGCTAAGCGGCGCGGGGAAGGGATGGGCTACTTCGGTCTTTCCGGGAACATAGCCCTGGCTTTCGGCCCCACCCTGGGACTGGCGCTGGCCGGAGTTATATCCTTCAAACTCTTATTTTTAATTTGTGCCCTGCTGGGTTTAGCCGCACTGGTATTATCATCGAGAATCAAGTACAGGCAGGCTGAAAAACAAAGTGTTCCCTTGAAGCGGTGGGACATCTATGAAAAAAGTGCCTTAAGGCCTTCATTTCTTTTATTTTTCATTACGGTCACCTTCGGGGGCATCGCTTCGTTTCTTCCAATATACTCTGCTCAAAAAGGCATAGGCGGAATACACTGGTATTTCCTGCTGTTTGCGATTGCCTTAATGATTTCGCGGACTTTTGCCGGCAGATTATATGATCAAAGGGGGCATCAGGCTGTGTTTTTACCTGGTGCGGTGCTGATTTTAGCAGCCATGTTCCTGCTGGCATGGCTGCCTGACAGCATGATCATGTATATAGCGGCCATTCTTTATGGTCTAGGATTTGGATCGGTCCAGCCTGCCCTACAGGCCTGGTCTGTAAAAGAAGCGCCTGCCAATCGCCGCGGGATGGCCAATGCAACGTTCTTCTCCTTTTTTGATCTTGGTGTTGGGATAGGTGCTATGGTCTTTGGTCAAATCGCCCATTTGTTTGGCTACAGCAGCATTTATATGACAGCAGCCGGTTCAGTAGGGATCTCCATACTATTATATATTTGGATACTGATTACAAAACGAGGTTAA
- a CDS encoding SDR family oxidoreductase, producing the protein MDLNLKNKKALVVASSQGLGKAIAAQLAQEGANVMITSRDEAKLQAVQKEFRDQYNADIEYYRADVTKPEDIKELVKYTAETLGGIDILINNAGGPPGGTFESLTDEDWEKAFQLNLLSHVRLIREALPELKKNGGRIINIASSSIKQPIPGLLLSNTFRLGIVGMTKTLSEELAAYNILINTVAPGRIATDRVDYLDQHNADRQNISKEEVAERAKNNIPLRRYGTPEEFANVVTFLASDASSYVTGSSILVDGGMVKAL; encoded by the coding sequence ATGGATTTAAACCTGAAAAATAAAAAAGCGCTTGTGGTGGCTTCAAGCCAGGGACTGGGTAAAGCAATTGCGGCACAGCTTGCACAGGAAGGCGCCAATGTGATGATTACAAGCAGGGATGAAGCAAAACTGCAAGCTGTTCAAAAGGAATTCCGTGACCAATATAATGCTGATATTGAGTATTACCGTGCAGATGTTACAAAGCCGGAAGATATAAAAGAGTTAGTCAAATATACAGCTGAAACCCTTGGCGGAATCGATATTTTGATCAATAATGCCGGCGGACCTCCCGGGGGAACGTTTGAATCCTTAACAGATGAAGATTGGGAAAAAGCATTTCAATTAAATCTATTAAGCCATGTAAGGCTGATCCGTGAGGCGCTTCCCGAATTAAAGAAAAATGGCGGCAGGATCATTAATATTGCTTCTTCTAGTATTAAGCAGCCGATACCAGGACTTCTGCTCTCCAATACTTTCCGATTGGGCATTGTCGGAATGACCAAAACACTCTCAGAGGAATTGGCAGCTTATAATATCTTAATCAATACAGTAGCTCCGGGAAGGATTGCGACGGACAGGGTTGATTATCTGGATCAGCATAACGCGGACCGGCAAAACATCTCCAAAGAAGAAGTTGCAGAAAGAGCCAAAAACAATATCCCGCTGCGCAGATATGGAACCCCGGAAGAGTTTGCGAACGTCGTAACTTTCCTAGCTTCCGACGCAAGCAGCTATGTGACTGGAAGCTCCATTTTGGTCGATGGCGGGATGGTGAAAGCATTATAG
- a CDS encoding class I SAM-dependent methyltransferase — protein MEKEEVKKKVQNTFGKNAEKYVTSKIHGDAAELNQLVQTLNPQKDWVVLDIATGGGHVAKSMAPFVSQVFAADLTKEMLANTARHLESFKNIWYVLADAEALPFLDKYFDAVTCRIAPHHFPNPEKFISEAGRVLKPGGHFLMIDNVSPEEKELAGFMNTVEKLRDDSHYRCLSTGEWRKLFAAYGLHETNSKSRKKQFDFPSWVRRTAESDEQIRAVEDYILQADQAAADYFQIELHDDGRVQSFKVDEWMALCVKQ, from the coding sequence ATGGAAAAGGAAGAGGTAAAGAAAAAGGTACAAAATACTTTCGGTAAAAATGCAGAAAAATATGTGACAAGTAAAATTCATGGAGACGCGGCTGAATTAAATCAGCTCGTTCAAACCCTGAATCCCCAGAAGGATTGGGTGGTGTTAGATATCGCAACAGGGGGCGGGCATGTGGCCAAAAGTATGGCACCTTTTGTTTCCCAGGTCTTCGCAGCTGATTTGACAAAAGAAATGCTGGCCAATACCGCACGCCATTTGGAAAGTTTTAAAAATATCTGGTATGTCCTCGCGGATGCTGAAGCTTTGCCATTTCTGGATAAGTACTTTGATGCCGTAACCTGCCGGATAGCCCCCCATCATTTTCCCAATCCGGAAAAGTTCATTTCGGAAGCTGGAAGGGTTTTAAAACCAGGCGGCCATTTCCTGATGATCGATAACGTATCACCTGAAGAAAAAGAGCTGGCTGGCTTTATGAACACTGTTGAGAAATTGCGGGATGACAGTCATTACCGGTGTTTGTCGACAGGAGAGTGGAGAAAGCTATTTGCTGCTTACGGGCTGCATGAAACGAACTCGAAGAGCAGGAAGAAACAATTTGATTTCCCGTCCTGGGTAAGGCGGACAGCCGAAAGTGACGAACAGATTAGGGCGGTCGAAGATTATATTTTGCAGGCTGATCAAGCTGCTGCGGATTACTTTCAAATCGAATTACATGATGACGGCAGGGTGCAATCCTTTAAAGTGGATGAATGGATGGCACTTTGCGTCAAACAATAG